In the genome of Bacillus thuringiensis, the window TTGCTACGGATGAGGGAAAGCCTCTATATGAAAAATTAGGATTTAGAGTAGTAAGCTATGTTTCTAAATACATATGTAACTCGTACAATGTGAATGATTATTGTGTAGGAAATGAAGATTATATGGTGAAGTATGAAGAGTGTGATTTAGAAGAAATAATAAAATTAGATGAAAATGCGTTTGGAACAAATAGAAAAGTATTTTTAACGAAAAGAATGATACAAAGTGAACAGTGCATCGTTGTAAAGGACAACAAACGAAATGTATTAGGTTACGGTTTAAGTATACAAACATCAGAAAATAAAATAATAGGACCAGTTGTTGCGAAAAATGATACGATGGCAATGAGGATTGTACATTATTTAGCAAGAGAGCATCATGGTAAATTAAGAATGGATGTACCAGAAGGAAAGAATGGTTTCATGAAAGAATTAGAGATTACTGGTTTTCAAAAGGTTAATACACCACCAATTATGATGAAAAATAGCGATAAATTATTAAAAAGGAGTAATGAACTGTATAGCATTGCAGCACAAGTTTTTGGGTGAAAAAAGAATCCTTTCGTGAAAAGGATTCTTTTTTATAGCCAATTTAATCACGATATTGGTCATGAGTAGGTTGAAAGAGGTCTTCCTCGACATCTCTAACAACTGAAAAATGATCAACGTTATAATGGCCGTGTAAAGTTTTATTGTGATGACCAATAATTTGCTCTGCAGACAATACGTTAGAATCAGTTGTTGAATGACCGTTTTTAATTAATGTAACGTCAAATCCTTGTACAGTTGCTGTCCTAACGGCAGTGTCGATGCAATGTTCTGTTTTACATCCGCCTATAACAATATGATTAATGTTTTCTTCTTTTAAAAGTTCAAGTAAAGAAGTGCCGTAGAATGAATTGGTTGCTGCTTTATTAATAAGGATTGCAGACTGGGGTACTTGAATTTGATTATGTACTTCAAATCCTTCGCCGCTGCCAGAAGCAACATCGATATCTCTTACGAAAACAATAAGAGCATTTGAATCTATTGCTTTCTGCAGTGCTGTATTTAGTGTAGATAATAGCTCGGTTTTGCGAAAAACTTCATTTTCTTGCTCATTTCCATCAATTAATTCTTGTTGAGCGTCGATAATTAATAGTGCTTGTTTCATCGTGTCTCCCCTTTAATATGAAATAAGTTCCACTTTACATATTCCTTCAGGTTGTTAGGAAATCCTCCATTGTAAGCGAAGTAGAAGATTGATTTACAAAGTTGTCAAAGAAATTTCATTCTCATAGCGTGTAAAAACATGTATGATAGGAGATGGAGAATTTTTGAGTAGGTGGGAATAACATGCAAACAGTAGAAGATTATCTTTCATTCTTACATACGAAAGGATTTAAATTATCAGAGGAAGCACAAGGGTTTATTATGTTCGGACAAGGATATACTGGTGCGTCTGATGGGATTGTGAACGCAGCAATAGAAGCAACAATTAAACATCAATTGCAGTTTGATGGTAGTTATTTCGTTGCGTTATTAGAACGATTGAAAGAGGAAGAAATTACAGATAAAAAAAGCGCTAAGGCTTTTATGCGGAAGTTACAAGCGTAACTTCACGCAGCCTGCGCTTCTTTTTTTGTTTTGGAAGGTAATTCAACAAAAATCATGCCTAGGAAAATACAGAGGCATCCGATAATAGCAGAAATAGAAAGTTGTTCGTTTGCAACGAGAACGCCTGTTAAGGCAGCAAAAACGGGTTCCATTGCGAAAATGATTGCTACTCTCGTTGGAGACGTATGTTTTTGTGCTGATGTTTGAATGAAAAAAGCAATGGATGTCGCAAATAGGGAAGTTAAAAATAGAGCGAATAAAAAGGAAGAATTCGTCCATAGTACTACTGAAAATAATTTTTCCCAATCTTCAAACAAAAAGGCGCAAATAGAAGAAAACATACCGACAGCTAATACTTGCGACGTGCTTAACAATAAAGGTGATATTTTCTTAGAGAAGAAGCCGTTAACAAGAATATGGGCAGCGAAAGCGACTGCACAACCGAGAACGAGTATGTCTCCAATGTTTAATTGAAAAGAATCAGCAGCTGTTAATAAGTATAAACCCGTTGTAGCTACAGCAATACCAAGTACGATGAAAATGGTAGCTTTTTGTTTTAAAAAGATAAATGATAAGATTGGGACCATAACAATGCTTAGCCCAGTTAAGAAACCTGCTTTTGAAGATGTTGTATAGAGTAAGCCAAATGTTTGCAATAAATAACCGACAAATAAGAAAAAACCAACGATTATCCCTGCCGTGCTACTATGTTTTATATCTTGTTTTGAAGTTTTTTGTGAGAAAATAATTTGAACGAATAATAAAATAATTCCAGCGAATAAAAAGCGAATACCATTAAACGTAAATGGACCAACGAAAGACATAGCGTTTTGAACGACAACAAACGTAGCTCCCCAAATAAAAGAGACAAATAATAAAGCAAGAGGAGCAATCCACTCTTTTTTCACACTCATACCCCCGTTAATTTTGTAATATAGCTTTTCTAGCTAATTCATCAGCTACTTTATTTTGA includes:
- a CDS encoding GNAT family N-acetyltransferase, which codes for MIELEIRVERLGKEQIGDIVALSSYIGWDYNREEIETIFDSGIVYGVWNEREKLIASAAIILYGEKLASIGMVIVHPDYKGRGIGKAITNSCIKSVSVQTPIILIATDEGKPLYEKLGFRVVSYVSKYICNSYNVNDYCVGNEDYMVKYEECDLEEIIKLDENAFGTNRKVFLTKRMIQSEQCIVVKDNKRNVLGYGLSIQTSENKIIGPVVAKNDTMAMRIVHYLAREHHGKLRMDVPEGKNGFMKELEITGFQKVNTPPIMMKNSDKLLKRSNELYSIAAQVFG
- a CDS encoding cysteine hydrolase family protein: MKQALLIIDAQQELIDGNEQENEVFRKTELLSTLNTALQKAIDSNALIVFVRDIDVASGSGEGFEVHNQIQVPQSAILINKAATNSFYGTSLLELLKEENINHIVIGGCKTEHCIDTAVRTATVQGFDVTLIKNGHSTTDSNVLSAEQIIGHHNKTLHGHYNVDHFSVVRDVEEDLFQPTHDQYRD
- a CDS encoding DUF6123 family protein, whose protein sequence is MQTVEDYLSFLHTKGFKLSEEAQGFIMFGQGYTGASDGIVNAAIEATIKHQLQFDGSYFVALLERLKEEEITDKKSAKAFMRKLQA
- a CDS encoding DMT family transporter; the protein is MKKEWIAPLALLFVSFIWGATFVVVQNAMSFVGPFTFNGIRFLFAGIILLFVQIIFSQKTSKQDIKHSSTAGIIVGFFLFVGYLLQTFGLLYTTSSKAGFLTGLSIVMVPILSFIFLKQKATIFIVLGIAVATTGLYLLTAADSFQLNIGDILVLGCAVAFAAHILVNGFFSKKISPLLLSTSQVLAVGMFSSICAFLFEDWEKLFSVVLWTNSSFLFALFLTSLFATSIAFFIQTSAQKHTSPTRVAIIFAMEPVFAALTGVLVANEQLSISAIIGCLCIFLGMIFVELPSKTKKEAQAA